One part of the Streptomyces lydicus genome encodes these proteins:
- a CDS encoding DeoR/GlpR family DNA-binding transcription regulator, which translates to MFAAERRQLILEMVRANGAVSLRELARVVQTSEVTVRRDVRALEAEGLLDRRHGGAVLPGGFTRESGFPQKSHLATAEKTAIADLAAGFVEEGEAIVVGAGTTTQELARRLARVPGLTVVTNSLLVAQALAHANRVEVVMTGGTLRGSNYALVGSGAEQSLQGLRVSRAFLSGSGLTAERGLSTSNMLSASVDRALVQAAGEVVVLADHTKLGSDTMFQTVPTDVITRLVTDEPPGHDDRAATELQALADQGVQIAVAGGAGAGHGAGQQGLDGAGERRGPRRDVPLPGQRRNHAPGGGGGAPQLRPASPLSEAPGGRVADLAPRRR; encoded by the coding sequence GTGTTCGCTGCAGAACGTCGCCAATTGATCCTTGAAATGGTGCGCGCCAACGGGGCGGTATCGCTCCGGGAGCTCGCCCGCGTCGTCCAGACCTCCGAAGTAACCGTACGGCGGGACGTGCGGGCGCTGGAGGCAGAAGGACTGCTCGACCGCCGGCACGGCGGTGCGGTCCTGCCGGGAGGCTTCACCCGGGAATCCGGGTTCCCGCAGAAATCCCATCTAGCGACCGCGGAGAAGACGGCCATCGCCGATCTCGCGGCGGGCTTCGTCGAAGAGGGCGAGGCCATCGTCGTCGGCGCGGGAACGACCACCCAGGAGCTGGCCCGTCGGCTCGCCCGCGTCCCCGGTCTGACCGTCGTCACCAACTCCCTGCTGGTCGCCCAGGCGTTGGCCCATGCCAACCGCGTCGAGGTCGTGATGACCGGCGGCACCCTGCGCGGCTCCAACTACGCGCTGGTCGGCAGCGGTGCCGAGCAGTCCCTCCAGGGGCTGCGGGTGTCCCGCGCGTTCCTGTCGGGCAGCGGGCTGACCGCCGAGCGCGGGCTGTCCACCTCCAACATGCTCTCCGCCAGCGTCGACCGGGCGCTCGTCCAGGCGGCGGGGGAGGTGGTGGTGCTCGCCGATCACACCAAGCTCGGGTCCGACACGATGTTCCAGACCGTGCCGACGGATGTGATCACCCGTCTGGTCACGGACGAGCCGCCGGGGCACGACGACCGGGCCGCGACCGAACTCCAGGCGCTGGCCGATCAGGGTGTGCAGATCGCCGTCGCGGGCGGCGCGGGCGCCGGCCACGGGGCGGGCCAGCAGGGGCTGGACGGTGCCGGTGAGCGCAGAGGGCCGCGGCGGGACGTCCCGCTGCCGGGCCAGCGGCGCAATCACGCGCCGGGCGGCGGGGGCGGGGCGCCCCAGCTGCGGCCGGCCTCGCCGCTGAGTGAGGCGCCGGGCGGCCGGGTCGCCGACCTGGCTCCGCGGCGGCGCTGA